A stretch of Episyrphus balteatus chromosome 2, idEpiBalt1.1, whole genome shotgun sequence DNA encodes these proteins:
- the LOC129911128 gene encoding serine protease SP24D-like yields the protein MFQKLVVAVLLTIALAGDSLADKQRIVGGQNAVAGQFPHQISLRRNKQHTCGGSIISNKYVLTAAHCVVQSGITPYPANQFSIYAGSINRVSGGVEVAVAKIKVHEKYGNFLNDLAVLTLANKLTFNKNIAPIALQNKEIPHDAKVLISGWGRLSTNGDIPMQLQYNTLNAVSEKKCFTLNPSLNDDSLLCLAHEKNNGACNGDSGGPATYQGKLVGVAGFVVMGCGSRNPDGYAKVSHHVQWIQKNSI from the exons atgtttcaaaaactagtTGTAGCCGTTCTTTTGACAATTGCTCTTGCGGGTGATTCGTTAGCTGATAAACAGCGTATAGTTGGAGGCCAGAATGCTGTTGCAGGACAATTTCCTCATCAAATTTCTCTTCGCCGTAACAAACAGCACACTTGTGGTGGTTCAATTATTTCCAACAAATACGTTCTAACCGCTGCTCATTGTGTAGTTCAAAGTGGAATTACTCC CTACCCAGCCAATCAATTCTCAATTTATGCTGGATCAATTAACCGTGTATCTGGAGGTGTTGAAGTTGCCGTTGCTAAAATTAAGGTCCATGAGAAATATGGCAATTTCTTGAACGATCTTGCTGTTTTAACTTTGGCTAACAAACTTACGTTTAATAAGAACATTGCACCAATTGCATTGCAAAACAAGGAAATTCCACATGATGCTAAGGTTTTGATTTCAGGATGGGGAAGACTTTCAACTAATGGAGACATTCCAATGCAATTGCAATACAACACTTTGAATGCAGTCAGCGAGAAGAAGTGCTTTACCCTCAATCCAAGTTTGAATGATGATTCGCTTTTATGTTTGGCTCACGAGAAAAACAATGGCGCATGCAATGGTGACTCTGGTGGTCCAGCTACTTACCAAGGCAAACTGGTTGGCGTTGCTGGTTTTGTTGTTATGGGATGTGGAAGTAGGAATCCTGATGGTTATGCCAAGGTTTCCCATCATGTCCAATGGATCCAGAAGAATTCAATTTAA